A stretch of the Vigna radiata var. radiata cultivar VC1973A chromosome 9, Vradiata_ver6, whole genome shotgun sequence genome encodes the following:
- the LOC106773500 gene encoding syntaxin-related protein KNOLLE-like: MGIFLEEAEKVKTERGSLRDILDSLQQANEESKSLHKVEELKALRSRINTNIVVVLKKARTIQTQLEEMDRANAANQRLSGLKDDTTTIYRTRIAVTNRLRKKLNELMMEFQGLRQI, from the coding sequence ATGGGAATCTTTTTGGAAGAGGCTGAGAAGGTGAAGACTGAAAGGGGATCCCTCAGAGACATCCTCGACAGCTTGCAGCAAGCCAACGAGGAGAGCAAGTCTCTGCATAAGGTTGAGGAGCTCAAGGCACTAAGGAGCAGGATCAACACCAACATTGTTGTAGTCCTAAAGAAGGCCAGGACGATTCAAACCCAACTCGAGGAGATGGACCGGGCCAACGCCGCCAACCAAAGGCTCTCCGGTCTCAAGGACGACACGACGACCATCTACCGAACCCGGATCGCTGTCACCAATAGGCTGAGGAAGAAGTTGAACGAGCTGATGATGGAGTTTCAAGGGTTAAGGCAGATATGA